In Reichenbachiella agarivorans, one genomic interval encodes:
- a CDS encoding thiamine phosphate synthase has protein sequence MISRLHYISQETDGKSHVQNIEEACKAGVDWVQLRIKNKTDDEILEIATLAKEVCKKYKAKLIINDHVHIAKKVKANGVHLGLTDMHPKEAREILGDRPIIGATANTWEDVERLAMEQIDYIGLGPFRETDTKSNLSPVLGLKGISAILNQMIIHDIFMPIIAIGGIQTEDVFDLQLSGCHGVAIASLINYADNKKETVNDIKYCLPDAEF, from the coding sequence TGTACAAAACATAGAAGAAGCATGCAAAGCAGGTGTGGATTGGGTTCAATTAAGAATTAAGAACAAAACAGACGATGAAATCTTGGAAATTGCCACACTTGCAAAAGAAGTGTGCAAGAAATACAAAGCCAAGCTAATCATCAATGACCATGTCCATATTGCCAAAAAGGTAAAAGCCAATGGTGTACATTTAGGTCTGACAGACATGCATCCCAAAGAGGCAAGAGAAATATTGGGTGATCGTCCTATCATTGGCGCTACAGCCAATACATGGGAAGATGTCGAGAGATTGGCCATGGAGCAAATCGATTATATAGGGCTAGGCCCATTCAGAGAAACAGACACCAAAAGCAATTTGAGTCCTGTTTTGGGATTGAAAGGCATCTCTGCCATACTCAATCAGATGATCATTCATGACATATTCATGCCGATCATCGCCATAGGAGGCATTCAGACCGAAGATGTTTTTGACCTACAATTGTCAGGATGTCACGGAGTAGCCATCGCTTCATTGATCAACTATGCAGACAATAAAAAAGAAACAGTCAACGATATAAAATACTGTCTACCAGATGCAGAGTTTTAA